The Alistipes megaguti sequence TAAGATACACGGCCATGTGTTTCAGAGACAGGATTGAAGAACTGCGGAAGGACATAATCGAGGCCATCAGACAACGGCTTGATGCGCACGGCCTGAAAGAAATCAAACTTACCGATAACGGAGAAGACCCTGTATGGATTATCTGGTTCGACGATAATGCTGATCCATACGAATGTTATGTTACGGGAATTGAGGTTACTGACAAACATCTTACCGTAACGGCAACAATAAAGGACAGTATGGAAGAGGTTTGCAGCCAGGCTCCCTTCGAACTTGGAGCCAGCAACATAGATTGGCTTAATCAGATGTACGAAGCGGTCAGGCTTCAACTTGAAAATACAAACGGGAACTCTTGAAATGAAAGACGATATGGCAACAAAAGTCAATATGGACAGACACGTCCGGGAAGGATGGACTGTCGGAGCGTTCATCAGGGAGCTGACCCCGCAGGTGGAAATGATCATGAGCGGGCAAAGCTGGAGGGAACCTTTCAGGAACAAACAGGAACTGGCGGACTGGTGCAGGGACAACCAGCCCTATTACAAGAAAAGGATTCCCGAAGTGAACAGCCATTTTGCAAGAATGTATAACCTCAAATAAATCGGAAGTATGAAATATCAAGCGGAAAATGCAGTGTCCAGCTTCTTCTACTACATGTGGAATGCCTGGAGTGAGGAAGAGTGCAGGACAGTCTTCAAGGAAATGTACCCACATTTTGGGGAAAAATGGAGTCTGATGACGGACAAGGGTGTATTCGGAGCCTCCGAACGGTTCTATGCGGAACTGACGGACCATTACCGGGAAAAACTGGTGGAACGGGCCGTCAGCCTGTATGACGGCAAGGCCAGACGCAAGCTCCCTGACGATTCAAGAATTCGGGTATGCAGCGACTGCGGTTCTGCAGAGATTGAGATACAGGCATGGGTGGACGTTAACACGAACGAATACCACAGTGATGTGGACGACGACATCTGGTGCTCCCGGTGCGCGGACAATGTGGAGACCTGCTCCAGACAATCCTTTCTTGAAAAGATGCAGGAATGGTGGAAGTCCAACAATACCGAAGCTCTTGAATACCTGACCGGACTCAAGGCGTCCGACTTCCCTTCAGACGATTCCGGGCAGACATTCGCCGATGCCGCCGATGAGTGGTGGAACGGCAAAAGCTATGACGGGAAACGGGACATATACCTGACAAACAACTAAAGGCAACGGATATGACACGGAACATCATTGACCTGATCTGCAACTCATGCAGTTGCAGCAAGGAAGAGTCACAGGAATACCTGGACGACGAGATAAGGAACCTGCAGGAACTTCAGGAGGACAACGACCTGAGAAGCGAAGACTTCGAGATCGCGTGCAGCAACCTCGGACTCGACCAGAACTGGCAGATATATTTCATCAACCGTCTCGCGGGACTTTAACATCTACGATCATGACTTATTTTCAGAACATACACTCACTGGCGGACCTGAAGAAGGAATACCGCCGACTGGCAATGCTTCACCACCCCGACAAGGGTGGTGACACTGTCCTCATGCAAAAGCTGAACACCGAGTTTGAGAAACTTTTCGAGATATGGAAAGACAGGCCTGGTGTCTCCTCTGCCGCTACAGGGTATGAACACGACTATCAGGATGCCACCGCAAGGGAATACACCGAGTACGTGTACAATGAATACCGCTGGAAAGGGCGTAACTATACCGGACAGTCCTCGCCGGAAATCACGGAACTGGTCAGGACATGGCTCAAGGAGACCTATCCGAGATACACCTTCTCAGTCCGCAGGGACGGATACAGCTCAATCCTTGTCCGGCTGATGAAAGCGGACTTCGAGGCTTTTACAAAAGAATCCGGCAAGGTACAGGGAGACATCAACCACTACAACATCCAGGCATCGGACAGTCTGACAGACCGGGCCAAGGAGGTGATGACAAACGTCAGGGATTTTGTCATGTCGTACAACTTTGATGAAAGCGACCCCATGACCGACTATTTCCACACCAACTTCTACCTCACGCTCGGAATCGGCAGCTACAGACAGCCGTACCGGATGGAACTGCCGAAGATTACGGGAAAAGACACTCCTGAAGTGTTCAGGTATCCTGAAGGACCTGCACACAAGGCTATGCGACAGGCACTGGGCAAGGCGCGTTTCGGCTTCATCGAGAGCCGGAAGCATATCGGGGAAATGATACTCGGAGAAGACTTTTACGGCTCACAGGGAGAACATTATTTCTGGCCCAAGGAGTATTCAAGCGCGAAGACGGCACAGAAACGCATCGGAAAACTGGAGGCAGCCGGAATGCACTGCGAACTGACAGGCTGCAACGGCGGATACATACGCCTGCTCGGATATACTCCGGAGACGGAAAGCAGTCTGGAACGGGAAAGGCAGGAATATGCCACGGCATACCGGAAGTGGGTGTCAGAACACGGCATATCCCCAAATACGGGAACAGTACACCAGAACATTTCAAATCCAATCAGACAGATACAATTATGACAAACAGGGAAATCATCAGAGAACTGAAACGCTGCGGCTACAGCCGGGTGGACATTGATACGGACAGTAGAGCCGCAAAGACTTTCTACACCTACCGTGGCGGGCTTCATATCAACGGTACGGAAGATCTGTCATTCCATATCGTACCGCCACAGGACAGTCTCGGACTGGGACGGTTTGCAATATGCGCCACCCGTAACGGGGAAAGTTCACAGCTGGGGACAGACCAAGCCCCGTTCTTTTTCCGGTGGCTGCTTGCCTTCCTCAAAGGTGAGAGAAAAGAGAAAGAGATAATAGATGAAATAATCTACAAAGCGGATTCACATGAAAACGGCACAATTTAGCCATAAACCTAATAACACAGATATAAGTTTGATGGCCCTGAATTTTTATTTTCCTCCCTGCAAAGGTAGTCCCGTGTCCAACGTACCCGGACAAGGTCAGGCCCCTATGGGGTTGGCTGAAAGAAAATCATCCTCGCCGATGGCTGCGGTATTTTCTTTCGCCAAACCTTGCGGGTACGGTCACGGGACAGTCAGGCAGGTGAGAAATAAAAAATACCGGCTCCCGGAGCCGGACGTGTTTAACAGATAAAATACAATGAATCATGAAAATCCTGAATGAAGAACATTTCCAGAATGTAAAGCGTTACGCCGAATCCATCGGTGACACATCACTCCAGAATTGTCTGGACAGACTGAAAAAATGGGAGGAGAACCCAGACCATCCAAGCGAAATCTCGCTCTATTATGACCATGCCCCGTACTCGTTCGGCTTCACGCAACGCTATCCAGACGGAAGCATCGGCATTGTAGGCGGTCTGCTCTATCACGGAATACCCGACCAATCCTTTGCCGTGACACTTGAACCGTTCCACGGATGGCAGATACATACCTAAAAACAGACAATCATAGTATTAACTTTATAAAATTCAAGATTATGGAAGCAATGGCAGTATTGGAAAAACAACAGCAGTTTGATTTTCAGAACAACGGAATCGAAGTAATGAACTTCGAGACTCTCCAGCGTACCTACAAGGAGAATGATATCTACGGCAAGCCAGTCCAGGGCATTTATCACTACCAGGTCCTGCAGCGTATGATGGACATTTGCGAGAAGTACAACCTCGATTACGAGGTGGAAGAAATCTTCGCGGCACAGAACAGGAACAAGACACAGCCGGGAGTAAGCATTCTCCCGCAGGTGGAACAGACACTTGGTGAAAAAGCAGTGGAAGCCCACATCCTCCGACGCATCTTCGCTACCATCCGGATCAAGGACTGGGAAACGGACGAGCTGACAACTACGCTGGTCGTCGCCTACCATCAGGACGGCATACAGGCAGCCATAGGCCCGTGCGTGAAGATATGCCATAACCAGTGTATCCTCTCGCCGGAAAGAAGCATCTGCAATTACGGAAAGAACAAGGTAACAACGGAAGGGGTATTCGAGACGGTGGACGGATGGCTGGCAAACTTCGAGGTGAACATGAACGAGGACATCGCAAGGATTCAGCGACTGAAACGCAGAATCGTCTCACTGGAGGAAGTATATATGTATATCGGACTGCTGACAGCGTTGCGTGTCTCCCATGACAGTTCGGACAGGAACCTGTCATCCTCCGTGGAAACTTACCCGCTGAATCAGAGCCAGATTTCCATCTTCACGGAAGAGGTGCTGAAACTGGTCCGCGAAAAGGGACAGGTTACCGCTTGGGACTTATATAGTGTAGCGACTGAGATATATAAGCCGGGCAGAACGGATTTCCCGGCACTGATACCACAGAACGGAGCTATGGCGGAACTCCTGCTTTCCCGTCTGCCCGCAGAAGTGGAAATACAGGATGCCGTTCTGGTAGGCTGAATATAGATGAAGATTGAAAATATATAAACTTATAATTTGAATTTAAGCATCCTAATAAGCGAAAAAAGGGATGTATCATTACTCAATATAGAGTTTGATACACCCCTTTAAAAGTTATAATGTCAGATTAACTTCAGAGTTTGAAGTGTAACCTCTCAATACTGTTATAATAATCACATTCGGTTCTTCTGATTTTTTCTAACTAATAATGATATATTGAATTTTCTTACATAATTTAGGGACAGTCGTTTAATTCCGTCATTATGAGTCAATCGGCAGACTGTCCCGGTAATTTTTCCGATCGAACTCATCTTTTTATATTTTCGGCTCCGTTTCGGAGTCCCTTTTTTCATTTTTGGACCCAACTAGAGCCAATACTCCAGTGAAAGGGCCGTTTCTCACTCACCTCGAACATCAGGCAGCCTGGGCAATTTCGTTGACTTCCCGCCGGACGAGCTGTACTGCATTCGCCGTGTGGATGCCAAAGAAGATGTACAGGATTTCGGTCAACTTCGTCCTTGCCT is a genomic window containing:
- a CDS encoding DUF4120 family protein, which gives rise to MKILNEEHFQNVKRYAESIGDTSLQNCLDRLKKWEENPDHPSEISLYYDHAPYSFGFTQRYPDGSIGIVGGLLYHGIPDQSFAVTLEPFHGWQIHT
- a CDS encoding DUF932 domain-containing protein, which gives rise to MEAMAVLEKQQQFDFQNNGIEVMNFETLQRTYKENDIYGKPVQGIYHYQVLQRMMDICEKYNLDYEVEEIFAAQNRNKTQPGVSILPQVEQTLGEKAVEAHILRRIFATIRIKDWETDELTTTLVVAYHQDGIQAAIGPCVKICHNQCILSPERSICNYGKNKVTTEGVFETVDGWLANFEVNMNEDIARIQRLKRRIVSLEEVYMYIGLLTALRVSHDSSDRNLSSSVETYPLNQSQISIFTEEVLKLVREKGQVTAWDLYSVATEIYKPGRTDFPALIPQNGAMAELLLSRLPAEVEIQDAVLVG
- a CDS encoding LPD29 domain-containing protein translates to MTYFQNIHSLADLKKEYRRLAMLHHPDKGGDTVLMQKLNTEFEKLFEIWKDRPGVSSAATGYEHDYQDATAREYTEYVYNEYRWKGRNYTGQSSPEITELVRTWLKETYPRYTFSVRRDGYSSILVRLMKADFEAFTKESGKVQGDINHYNIQASDSLTDRAKEVMTNVRDFVMSYNFDESDPMTDYFHTNFYLTLGIGSYRQPYRMELPKITGKDTPEVFRYPEGPAHKAMRQALGKARFGFIESRKHIGEMILGEDFYGSQGEHYFWPKEYSSAKTAQKRIGKLEAAGMHCELTGCNGGYIRLLGYTPETESSLERERQEYATAYRKWVSEHGISPNTGTVHQNISNPIRQIQL